A region of the Cumulibacter manganitolerans genome:
GGCCAGTACGAGCAAGGCTGGCTGGCCGGTGAGCGTGTCGTCGGGTACACCGAGGAGCCCGGCATTCCCAAGGACTCGACGACCGAGACGTACGCCGCCGTCAAGCTGCACGTCGAGACGCGACGGTGGGCCGGCGTGCCCTTCTACCTGCGCACCGGCAAGCGGCTCCCCCGCCGGGTCACCGAGATCGCGCTCAACTTCAAGAAGGCGCCGCACCTGCCGTTCGCGCCGACCGACACCGAGGAGCTCGGGCACAACCAGCTCGTGATCCGGGTGCAGCCCGACGAGGGGGTGACGCTGCGCTTCGGCTCGAAGGTCCCCGGCACGGTGATGGAGGTCCGCGACGTGGCGATGGACTTCCTGTACGGCGAGACGTTCACCGAGTCCAGCCCCGAGGCGTACGAGCGGCTGCTGCTGGACGTGCTGCTCGGGGACGCGACCCTGTTCCCGCTGAACGAGGAGGTCGAGGCGTCCTGGGCGGTCATCGACCCGCTCGAGGCCTTCTGGGCCTCGCAGCCGCCCGCGCCCTACCGCGCCGGCGAGTGGGGACCCAAGGAATCCGACGAGATGCTCGCCCGCGACGGCCGCGCCTGGCGCCGGCCCTGAGCGCACCAGGAGAGAAGCCATGACCACGCTGTGGGACACCACCGGAACCGCTGTCGTGAAGGCGCTCGCTGCCGAGCGCCGCACCGGCGGCGCCGTGACCTCGGGCAATGCGCTCACCCTCGTGGTGGTCGTCGACGAGAAGTACATCGCCGACGCGGAGCGGGCCGCCGCCCAGGCCGCCGCCACCAACCCCTGCCGGCTGCTGATCGTCGTCCGTCGCGAGCTCGACGCCCCGCAGCCGCGGCTGGACGCCGAGATCCTGGTCGGCGGCCGGCTCGGTCCCGGCGAGGCGATCGTGATGCGGATGTACGGCCGGCTCGCGCTGCACGCCGAATCGGTGACGCTGCCGCTGCTGGCCCCCGACGCGCCCGTCGTCACCTGGTGGCACGGGCCGCCGCCGAAGGTGATCGCCACCGACGCCGTCGGTGTCTACAGCGACCGCCGGATCACCGACTGCGGGTGGCTCGGGGACGGCGCCGAGGGGCTGCAGCAGCGCGCGCGTGACTACGCCCCCGGCGACACCGACCTCGCCTGGACCCGCACGACCCAGTGGCGTTCGGCGCTGGCCTCATCCTTCGACTCCATCTCCGACAAGCCACGCAGCGCCAAGGTGCTCGGGTCGTCGAGCTCGCCGGCGGCGCTGCTGCTCGCGGGCTGGCTCACCCGCCGGCTCGGCGTGGAGTGCCGGGTCAAGGACACCAAGCGCAACATCGGCCAGACCGGCATCGGCGGCGTGGAGATCACCTTCGGCGCCAAGGGCAGCCTGACGCTGCTGCGCGAGGGCGGTGACCTGATCGTCGACCGCTCCGGGCAGCGCGCCCAGCGGCTGTCGATCCGTGAGCGCGACCTCGGCGAGCTGCTGACCGAGGAGCTGCGCCGGCAGGGCGCCGACGACACCTACGCCGAGGCGCTGTCGTCGGCGACCGGCGTGCCCGGCCTCGGCGACCGGCACTACCTGCGCACCCACATCTGGGTCGACCCGGACCAGCGGGCGACCCAGGCGACGTCGAAGCGCATCGCCAAGGAGGCCGCCGCGCAGATCGACGAGGGCCCGCGCACCCAGCGTGCCCGCTCCCGCGGGACGGCGGCGAGCCGCTGATGAGCGTCGAGGTGGAGGTGCACGCCGACGCCGCGGCACTGGCCCGCAGCGCCGCCGGGCGTCTCGCGGCGAGCATCGCCGGCACGCTGGCCGACCGCCCGGTCGCCCACGTCGTGGTGACCGGCGGCAGCACCGGCGTCGCCGTGCTGCGTGCAGTCCGCGACCGCGCCCAGGAGATCGACTGGTCACGGGTGCACGTCTGGTGGGGGGACGAGCGGTTCGTCGGCCACGACGACGCCGAGCGCAACGACGTCCAGGCCGATGACGCGCTGCTGCGGCACATCGACATCCCGGCCGCCCACGTGCACCGTGTGGCCGCCGCCGACGGGCCGTTCGGCGACGACCCGGACGCGGCGGCCGCGGCGTACGCCGAGGAGATCGCCGCGCACGCCGGAGACGGCGACCTGCTCTTCGACGTGTTGATGCTCGGCGTCGGCGAGGAGGGCCACACCGCGTCGATCTTCCCGCACTCGCCCGCTTCGGACGATCCGCGGCCCGCGTGCGCCGTCCGCGGCTGCCCGAAGCCGCCACCGACGCGGGTCACGCTCACCAACGGCACGCTGTCGCGCGCCCGCGAGGTGTGGCTGATGACCGCCGGCGCCGGCAAGGCGGAGCCGGTCGCCGCGGCGCTCGGCGGCGCGGACCGGCACGACATCCCGGCGGCCGGGCCACGCGGTGCGCACGCCACCCGCTGGATCCTCGACGAGGCGGCCGCGTCGCGGCTGCCTGCCTAGCGGCCGGAGAGCCGCAGGGCTCGGACGCTCAGGCCTCGCCGCGCCGGGCGCGGAGCTTCTGCAGGGCCTCGTCGAGCAGCGCCGCGCCGTCCTCGTCGGTGCGCCGCTCACGCACGTACGCGATGTGGGTCTTGTACGGCTCGGCCGATCGCGCGGACGGCGGGTTGGCCGGGTCCTGGCCGGCGGGCAGCCCGCACTTGGGGCAATCCCATTCGGCCGGGATCTCCGCGCCGACGGCGAACGTCGGCGTCGAGGAGTGGCCCTGCGAGCAATGGAACTCCACCCGCACCCGAGGCGCGGCCTGGCCGCGCTCGTTCTCGCCGCTCGGTCCCGAGCCGACGCGCGTTCCGCGGATGACGTGTCCGTTTGCCATTTCTCTCCTTCAGTATCCGGCCGTGGCCGGCG
Encoded here:
- a CDS encoding glucose-6-phosphate dehydrogenase assembly protein OpcA; translated protein: MTTLWDTTGTAVVKALAAERRTGGAVTSGNALTLVVVVDEKYIADAERAAAQAAATNPCRLLIVVRRELDAPQPRLDAEILVGGRLGPGEAIVMRMYGRLALHAESVTLPLLAPDAPVVTWWHGPPPKVIATDAVGVYSDRRITDCGWLGDGAEGLQQRARDYAPGDTDLAWTRTTQWRSALASSFDSISDKPRSAKVLGSSSSPAALLLAGWLTRRLGVECRVKDTKRNIGQTGIGGVEITFGAKGSLTLLREGGDLIVDRSGQRAQRLSIRERDLGELLTEELRRQGADDTYAEALSSATGVPGLGDRHYLRTHIWVDPDQRATQATSKRIAKEAAAQIDEGPRTQRARSRGTAASR
- a CDS encoding RNA polymerase-binding protein RbpA — translated: MANGHVIRGTRVGSGPSGENERGQAAPRVRVEFHCSQGHSSTPTFAVGAEIPAEWDCPKCGLPAGQDPANPPSARSAEPYKTHIAYVRERRTDEDGAALLDEALQKLRARRGEA
- the pgl gene encoding 6-phosphogluconolactonase; protein product: MSVEVEVHADAAALARSAAGRLAASIAGTLADRPVAHVVVTGGSTGVAVLRAVRDRAQEIDWSRVHVWWGDERFVGHDDAERNDVQADDALLRHIDIPAAHVHRVAAADGPFGDDPDAAAAAYAEEIAAHAGDGDLLFDVLMLGVGEEGHTASIFPHSPASDDPRPACAVRGCPKPPPTRVTLTNGTLSRAREVWLMTAGAGKAEPVAAALGGADRHDIPAAGPRGAHATRWILDEAAASRLPA